The DNA segment GGTGCAGGAGCTGGCGGCGGAGCTGCTGGAGACGCAGGCGAAACGTGAGGAGTCGAAGGGGTATTCGTTCGGGGCGGATACGATATGGCAGAAGGAGTTTGAGGAGGCGTTTCCGTACCAGGAGACGACGGATCAGTTGACGAGCGTGGAGCAGATCAAGGGGGATATGAAGGAGGCGCGGCCGATGGATCGGCTGTTGTGCGGGGATGTGGGGTACGGCAAGACCGAGCTTGCGATGCGGGCGGCGTTCAAGGCGGTCGAGGGGGGCAAGCAGGTGGCGGTGCTGGTGCCGACGACGGTGCTGTGTGTGCAGCATGGGGAGACGTTTGCGGAGCGGTTCGCGGAGTTTCCGGTGACGATAGAGGTGCTGAACCGGTTCGTGAGCGGGGCGCAGGCGCGGGAGGTGGTGAGCAGGGCCAAGCAGGGGAAGGTGGATGTGCTGATCGGAACGCATCGGCTGTTGAGCAAGGATGTGGGGTTTAAGGATCTGGGGCTGCTGATCGTGGATGAGGAGCAGCGGTTCGGGGTGGAGCACAAGGAGAGGCTCAAGCAGTTCCGGGTGGATATGGACGTGCTGACGATGACGGCGACGCCGATACCGCGGACGCTGCATATGTCGCTGCTGGGGCTGAAGGATATCAGTTCGCTGAGTACGCCGCCGCTGGACAGGCGGAGCGTGGTGACGAAGGTTTGCAGGTATGATCGGGAGACGATACGGCGGGCGATCATGCACGAGATCAACCGTGAGGGGCAGGTGTACTTTGTGCATAACCGGGTGCAGACGATCAAGCGGGTGGCGGAGGAGGTGCGGAAGATACTCAACAGCGATAGGATCACGATCGAGGTTGCGCACGGGCAGATGCCGAAGAGCAAGCTGGAGCGGGCGATGCTGAATTTCGTGCACGGTAAGACGGATATACTGGTGTGCTCGACGATCATCGAGAGCGGGCTGGATATTCCGAATGCGAATACGATGATCATTAACGATGCGGACCGGTTCGGGCTGGCGCAATTACATCAGTTGCGGGGGCGCGTGGGGCGGTACAAGCATCGGGCGTATGCGTATATGCTGCTGCCGGCGAGTCGGCCCGTGACGCCTATTGCGGCGAAGAGGCTCAAGGCGATCGAGGAGTACAGTTCGCTGGGTGCGGGGTTCAGGATCGCGCTGCGGGATCTGGAGATACGCGGGGCGGGCAATATCCTGGGGCCCGAGCAGAGCGGGCACATCAATACGGTGGGCTATGAGATGTACTGCAGGATGCTGGGGGATGCGGTGAAGAAGCTGAAGGACGAGCCGGTGGAGAAGGGGCCTAGTGCGCTGGTGGACCTGGGATTTTCGACGTATATACCGAAGAGCTATGTGCCGTCGGATCGGCAGCGGATGGATGTGTATCGGCGGCTGTCGGCGACGAAGACGAGCGAGGATGTGGAGCGGCTGCGGGAGGAGCTGGCGGATATTTACGGGCCTGTACCGGGGCAGGTGGAGCTGCTGCTGGATATGTCGGATATTCGGATTCGGGCATCGCAGTGGGGGGTGCAGAGCCTGGTGGCGCGGGGTGAGGACCTGGTGTTTATGTTTGACGATCCGGCGGTTGCGGGGGATCTGTTCGCGAGGTCGCCGGGGAAGGTGCGGATAATCGATCCGAAGCAGGTGAACGTACGGCTGGAGAAGCGGTATTTCGAGCCGAGGACGCTGATGGCGGTGCTGCGGAAACTGCTGCGGAAGCGGGGGTGAGATGGTGGTGTTGCGGCTGGCGTTGGGTGGGGACTCGCGTTTGGTTCACCACGAAGGCACGAAGGACACGAAGAAGGTTTAGGGATAAAAAGAAAAAGAGGAATCGCTTCGCGATGCTGATTTATGCTGGGGCCGCCAAAGGCGGATGACAACCTTAGTCGCCGCTCGCGTTTTTTGTTGGCTGCGAAGATTTAAGTCGGAGAGGAATGGTATGTTTGATTGGAAGAATGGTTTTAGTCTGACCTTTATAGCATTGCTGTCCACTTTTGCCGTGGGTGGTTTGTTTTTTTGCTGGGTCATGCATAACCTTGTAGCTGAGGGCCCTGTCGCCAGGGTTTTTATAGGTTTGATGTTTTTCTTTCTGGCGGTTCTTTTCGGCATGAATTTTATACTCGTGCCAATCCAAATCCTGTACTTCAACCGCAAGAACCGGGATGATTCAAAGCTTAAGAAGGCTACGCTTGCGGACTGGCTGATGCTGCCGTTCGGAGCTTGTGATGCTGATGCGAAGGTGTCCAGGTGGGTTTCAGTGCCGCTGCTGGTGGTGCTGTGGGTTCTGGTGGCGATTTTTGTTGTTGCGGTGATTGGGTCCGTGACTGCGTGGGTTGTTGGGCCGACTGCTGGTGGTTGAGGTATGTGCTCTCATCGGGCAAAAAAAATTCTGCTTGACAGTGGAGGTGGTTTGAGGGATTAGATCATTTATGTGAATCCTGTTTGTGAGTTTCTTTCTGCAAACCTGGTTGTTGAATTTGGCTTGAATAACGGTCTTTGAAAGGTTGGATGATGGGTGATGGGATTAGGACTTCTGCGTTGGTTCGGGAGAGGGCGGGGGCTGGCGTGCCTTTTAGGGCGTTTTGGCCGTTTCTGGTGATTGCTTTTGCTATTGCGTGGGGTGTGCTGGCGCTGTATATATTTCTGCCTGAGTGGATGGGTGCGGTGTTCGGGGAGTTGAGCGGGCGGCATCCGCTGTTCTTTCTGGCTGTGTATGCGCCTGCTATCGCGGCGGTGGTGGTCGTGTTATGGCATAGCGGGCCGGCGGGGCTGCGGGGTTTTATGTCGCGGGTGCTGCTGTGGCGGTGCTCGTGGGTGTGGTATGCTTTTCTGGTGGTGGGAATTCCGCTGGTGTTTGTTGGCGGGGCTGCAATGCGGGGGACCTTGTTTACCGATCCGTTTGCGTTTGACTCGGTGGGGGGTATGTTTGCGGGGCTGGGTCTTGCCGTGATCAAAGGGCCCATGGAGGAGTTTGGGTGGCGGGGTGTTGCACTGCCCTTGCTGCAGAGGAAGTTTGCGCCGATATGGGCTGGGGTTGTTCTCGGCATGATATGGGGGGTGTGGCACTTGCCGGCGTTTTTGCTGAGCGGTACGCAGCAGAGTGAGTGGGCGTTCGCGCCGTTCTTTCTGGGGTGCATCGCGTTGAGCGTGATCGTTACGCCGTTGTTCAACGCGTCGGGTGGGAGTATTCTGCTTACGGCGTTGTTTCATTTTACGGTCATGAATCCGGTTTTGCCTGCGGCGGAGCCTTACGATACGTATATTCTGGTTGTTGCGGCGGGGGTGATCGTTTGGCTTAATCGGGAGGCGATGTTTAGGCGTGGCGTGGCTGTGACTGAGGTTGTTGGGTCGGCGTTTGGTTCACCACGAAGGACGAAGGGCACGAAGGGGAAATTTGAGAAAGAATATGGAGTCGCTTCGCGACGGCTGATTTATGCTGGGTCCGGCTGAGGCGGATTGCAGGGGTTGGGTTTGTGTGGGGTGGGATAGGGCCAGCTTTTTTGAACGGTTGAGGTCGCCACGTCGCTTCGCTCCTCGCGATGACAGGGGTCGGGTTGGTGCGGTTGAGGATAGGGCCAGCTTTTTTGTGCGGTTGAGACTGGCGCGTTGTCTTCGGCTCCTCGCAGTGACAGATTGGGGTGGGGATTTGGAAATTTCAGGAAATTCGTGCAATTGGTGGGGGTTTTTCTTATAATTCGGCGGTGTGTGCGGTTTTTGCGGTCGGCTGGTGTTTTATTATCGGTTTTTCGGCTGCAACTGAGGCTTTTTGGACTGAAATCGCGTTTTTTCTGCTTTGGCGTTTGGTTTTGCGTTTTTTGGTCCTGCCGCGGGCTTTTTAAGATGGATCTTATCTTGGTTTGAGGAAAAATGGGACAGGTACATGCTAGAGTTCGGCTGGTTCGGATGACCGAGGACGCTGAGGGGGTTGTTGCGTCGGCGGGTCGGTTGTGTTATGCCAGCGAGACGGAAGACATACTGAAGCAGGACAAGGGGTCGGCTGGTGAGTTTATCCAGCGGATCATCAAGATGGGGCATGTGAGTATTTTGGAGCATGCCGTGTTTACGTTCTTTGTGGAGGGGGTATCGCGGGCGCTGACGCATCAGTTGGTGAGGCATCGGATCGCGAGCTATTCGCAGCGGAGTCAGCGGTATGTGGCTCATAACGAGTTCGATTATATCGTGCCGCCTGAGCTGGAGGGCAAGACGGTGGAGGTGGATGGTGAGCAGGTGGACGCGGTCGCGTATTTTGAGGAGACGATGGGCGAGATCGCGGGGCGGTATGCGAAGCTGCAGGGGGCGCTGGGGGGCAATAGTGAAAAGAGTAATCAAGATGCGCGGTATGTTCTGCCGAATGCATGTGAGACGAAGATATTTGTGACGATGAACGCGAGGGAGCTGCTTCACTTTTTCGAGGAGCGGCTTTGCATGCGGGCCCAGTGGGAGATACGCGGGGCGGCTGAGCAGATGCTGGAGCTGGCGAAGGGGGCGTGTCCGTCGATATTCGCGGGGGTTGGGCCGAAATGTGTGCGGATGGGGAGGTGTCCGGAGGGGAAGATGACTTGCGGGAAGTATCAGGAGATGAAAGAGAAGTACGGCGGCTAATCAGCGGTCAAATTTTTATGGAGATATGTATGTCTGTCAGAAAGAGTCTGATGATAATCGGTATTGCGGGTTTTTGTGCGGTTCTGCTGTTTTCGGCTGGGTGTTTCAAGGCCAAGGGCGGGTTCGGCAGGTACAGCGAGGAAGAGATGCAGGAAATCGATCTTGCGCAGCGGGACAATCTGCCTGTGCCAACGGGCGGGCTGGTGCTGTCGGTGCGGGGTGAGGCGATCTCGGTAGACGAGGTGATCGAGCCGTTACAGAGCGGGTTCGAGAAGATCGCGGGGACGAATTTTCAGACGTTCGTGGAGCAGTCTCGGCCGGCGGTTAGTCGGGTGGTGATGAACAAGGTGACGGATATTCTGCTGTATAACCAGGCGCAGCGGAAGGCCGGCGACAATGCTCAGATGGAGGATAAGCTGGAGCAGGCGGTGGAGAGTGAGGTTGACAGGTTCATCGTCGAATGGGGCGGGGATTATGCGAAGGCGCAGGCGGCGATAGAAGAGATGGGGATGGACTGGAAGAGTTTTAGGGAGTATCAGAAGCGGATGCTACTGACGCAGTCGTATCTTGGTGAGAAGCTCAAGAGTGAGACGGAGGTGGTTTCGCGGCGGAGGATGAAGAAGTTTTATGATGAGAACCAGGAACTGTTCGAGCAGAAGGGCGTGCTGGATTTCAAGCTGATCGATATTCGGCCGGAGAAGCTTGCGGATGAGCAGGTCGAGGAGGGGCAGGACAGGAAGGATGCGGCGATCCAGTTGGCGGGCAGCCTGTATGCGAGGGCGAAGGCTGGGGACGATTTTGGTGAGCTCGCGGAGGAGTATTCGCACGGGCACATGGCGATCAGCGGGGGTGACTGGGACGCGGTTACGCCGGGTTCGCTGGCGGCGCCTTATGATGCGATCGAGGAGGCTGCGAAGGATATGGAGGCGGGCGAGCTGAGCGGGCCTATCGTTGCGGACGGGCACGTGTTCGTGATGCAGTTGGAAGAGTATCGGGCTGGCGGGGTTGTGAGCTTTGCGGAAGCGCAGGACAAGATCGAGTATCAGTTGAAGACGCAGCGGAGACGCGAGCAGTTTAACGAGATAATCGCGGAGCTTATGGAGCAGGCGAACGTGCAGGGCATGGACCGGTTCGTGGAGTACTGCCTGGTCGAGGCGTATAATCGTTATGCGGTTCGGGGCTGATCGCGGGTTGGCATGAAGATAGTTGCGCACGGGATAGATCTGGTTGAGCTTGGCAGGATCGCGGAGGTGCTGGAACGGCACGGAGAGCGGTTTCTGGACAGGGTGTTTACGCAGCGCGAGCAGGCAGATGCGGCGGGGGTTAAGCGGCGCGTCGAAAAGCTGGCGGGGCGGTTCGCTGCTAAGGAGGCTGTGCTGAAGCTGATCGGGACCGGCTGGCGGGGTAAGATCGCGTGGACGGATATCGAGGTGGTCAACGGCGAGATGGGTGAGCCGGTAGTTAACGTGAGCGGTGAGGTCAAGCGGATCGCGGATGAGATGGGGGTGGAGCAGATGACGCTGAGCATTACGCATACGGCGGAGCTGGCGATGGCGTCGGTGGTTGCGCTGCGGGGTGTTGAATGAGCGGGGGAAGGTTCGAGTGTATTATAGTCGGCGGCGGTCATGCGGGGGCCGAGGCTGCGCATGCGGCGGGGCGGATGGGGGCGGATACGCTTTTGATCACGCACAGCCGGGAGACTATCGCGAAGATGAGCTGCAACCCGGCGATAGGTGGGATCGCGAAGGGGCAGATCGCGCGGGAGGTGGATGCGCTTGGCGGGCTGATGGGGCAGGCGATAGACGCGACGGGGATACAGTTTCGGATGCTGAACAGGTCGAAGGGGCCGGCGGTGCGGAGTCCGAGGGCGCAGGCGGATAAGGACAAGTATAAGGATTATGTGCGGGGGAGGCTCGAGGCGACGGAGGGGTTGACGATCGTCGAGGGTGAGGTGGATGAGGTGCTGGTGGAGGATGGTTGGACTCGGGGGGTGCGGTGTGCGGACGGTGTGGAATATTACGCGGATGCGGTGGTTATCACGGCGGGGACGTTTCTGCGGGGTGTGATGCATATGGGTGAGGAGCAGTGGGCGGGGGGCAGGATCGGTGAGAAGGCGAGTAATGCGCTGAGTGATTGTCTGCGGGGGCTGGGATTTGAGCTGGGGCGGTTGAAGACGGGGACGCCTGTGCGGATCGCGGGGGATACGATAGATTATGACAAGTGCGAGCGGCAGCCGGGGGATGATGAGATCGTGCCGTTCTCGTTCATGACGGAGGGGATCGAGCGGGAGCAGGTGCCTTGCTGGATAACGTGGACGAATGAGCGGATACACGATCTGCTGCGGGCGAATCTGCATCGGGCGCCGATGTATACTGGGCAGATATCGTCGGAGGGGCCGAGGTATTGTCCGAGCATCGAGACGAAGATCGAGCGGTTTGCGGATAAGAAGCGGCACCAGGTTTTTCTGGAGCCCGAGGACGAGGCGGGGAAGACGGTTTACTGCAACGGGATAAGTACGTCGGTGCCGAAGGATGTGCAGGAAGAGATGATGCGGATGCTGCCGGGGACGGAGCGGGCGAGGATCACGACGTATGCGTATGCGATAGAGTATGATTATTCGCCGGCGAGGCAGTTGCGGGAGAGCCTGGAGACGCGTGCGGTGGAGGGGCTGTTCTTTGCGGGGCAGATAAACGGCACGAGCGGGTATGAGGAGGCAGCGGGGCAGGGGCTTGTGGCGGGTGTGAACGCGGTGCGGAAGGTGCGGGGTGAGGAGCCGATGGTGCTTGGGCGGGATCAGGCGTATGTCGGGGTGCTGATAGACGATCTGTTGACGAAGGAGATCACGGAGCCTTACCGGATGTTTACGTCGCGGGCGGAGTATCGGTTGACGCTGCGGGCGGACAATGCAGACAGGAGGCTGACGCCGATCGGACGTGAGATGGGAGTTGTTTGTGACGAGCGGTGGGCGCGGTATGGGCGGAAGGTGGAGGAGCTGGCGAGGTTGAGGGAGTATCTGAAGAAGACGAAGCGGGAGGGGAAGGCGCTGTGGCATCTGCTGAAGGGTGCGGATGCGGGTCTGGGTGATGAGCTTGGTGAGCATGAGGATGTGATCGCGATGGGGGTGGGGGCGGATACGGTAGCGGCGGCTGTTGTGGATGCGAAGTATGAGGGGTATCTGGTCAAGCAGGCGAAGCAGATCGAGAGCTTTCGGAAGCTGGAGAACGTGCGGCTGCCGGCGGATCTGGATTTTGCGGGGGTGACGCATCTGCGGAACGAGGCGAAGGGGAAGCTGGCGGCGTTTCGGCCTGCGACGCTTGGGCAGGCGAGCAGGATAGGGGGGATAACGCCTGCGGATATAACTGTGCTGCAGATCGAGCTGAAGAGGCGGCTGGGGGGTTCTGGTTAGGCTGCGGCGAGCAAATTTTATGTTCGCTGTTTCGCGTCCGGTTTCAGGGCGGATTTTTTTGAGTGGAGAGGTTGGCTGTGTAGGGTTAATTGCCCATTTGAGGCTGTAGTACTGCGGATCGGGTTGCAAAGTACGAAAGCGAGACGTTGATAAGTAGGTATGGTTACGGAAATCGACTTTTTGCGAACAAATAGAAATGTTTTGCGTAAAACGAAATGAAACGGACATTGGATTTTGGACTTGAAAAAGTTGTGAAGAACAGGTAGAATTGTCCATAGGAAGTGTGAATGTTATCACGTAAGAGCACGATAATCTTCCTTTTTGGCATTATGGGGCTATGCTGAAAAGGGTGTAATGAAAGCCCCGAGTGGAGAGTGTCAAATGCGTAAAGTAGAGCGGAAGGGGTTTACCCTCATAGAACTGCTGGTAGTGATCTCGATCATCGCGTTGCTTCTGGCGATCATGATGCCGGCGTTGGGGATGGTTAAGGAGAAGGCTAAGTTCGTCGTTTGCAGGACTAATTTGAAGTCCATTATTTTGGGCTCAAAGTTGTATGCAAATGATAATGCCAGCAAGATGCCATCCTATAACTACAACGGGCTTTGGATTAACGATATTAGTGAATACATGGAAGATGTTGATGAAGCACGCTACTGTGCCTCAACAAAAGTAAAGGAAGAAAGAGCCGAGGATGTGGCGGATCAGTCGTATGATTTCGGTGACGCACGAACTGCCTGGATGTGGAACTGGGGTACAAATGAGCCCGAATATGGCAGTTACAGCATCAACGCGTGGTTTTACGATTATAACGAAGCCCAAGTAGAAGGTTTTACCCCCGAGCAGAGAGCCGCGTTGTGGAAAAACCTTGGCAATGTAAGACAAGCCTCTAATGTGCCTCTGTTTGCT comes from the Anaerohalosphaera lusitana genome and includes:
- the mfd gene encoding transcription-repair coupling factor, which translates into the protein MLNLTKDKSVREVVSRLGSAGKGGVVRADGTWGSFAPMLAAHISGQLGQCVVYVSAHLDDADNVGDDLAVFAPQGKGVEVFPVWEGASDLADATDEVASHRLKMVLGLSKAKRGEGHVNDLIISTCAQALNQPVPKPEFLEQDSLRLETGQTIEPELVVGWLADNGFERVDAVDMPGQFAQRGGIVDVFASVTGESASVLGDAKLREGQPIRFEFFGDEVESIRVIDLDTQRSTEGIAGVQIVAPTGHERLEETDNLINMLPEDAIIILDEPAEVAEVSRTFLERVERPEGLYSWEAIYEAMGRFTRLEVNRFGGGEGCVHMGVSSAQRFESKGGQIWKGKEGVLDELVKEAEENRVLMFCENTAEVKRVREILGEKCGDVPESMEFPIGFVRQGFVLAALNTIVVTHHELFGQYAVRRRVRTVRSSTPVESLIDLNKGDFVVHINYGIGKFKGIKTIEKRGSETEYLVLEYADEMIINVPVSNISLVQKYIGAMPRRPKLSKVGTKKWENQKKKVAEGVQELAAELLETQAKREESKGYSFGADTIWQKEFEEAFPYQETTDQLTSVEQIKGDMKEARPMDRLLCGDVGYGKTELAMRAAFKAVEGGKQVAVLVPTTVLCVQHGETFAERFAEFPVTIEVLNRFVSGAQAREVVSRAKQGKVDVLIGTHRLLSKDVGFKDLGLLIVDEEQRFGVEHKERLKQFRVDMDVLTMTATPIPRTLHMSLLGLKDISSLSTPPLDRRSVVTKVCRYDRETIRRAIMHEINREGQVYFVHNRVQTIKRVAEEVRKILNSDRITIEVAHGQMPKSKLERAMLNFVHGKTDILVCSTIIESGLDIPNANTMIINDADRFGLAQLHQLRGRVGRYKHRAYAYMLLPASRPVTPIAAKRLKAIEEYSSLGAGFRIALRDLEIRGAGNILGPEQSGHINTVGYEMYCRMLGDAVKKLKDEPVEKGPSALVDLGFSTYIPKSYVPSDRQRMDVYRRLSATKTSEDVERLREELADIYGPVPGQVELLLDMSDIRIRASQWGVQSLVARGEDLVFMFDDPAVAGDLFARSPGKVRIIDPKQVNVRLEKRYFEPRTLMAVLRKLLRKRG
- a CDS encoding CPBP family intramembrane glutamic endopeptidase; protein product: MKGWMMGDGIRTSALVRERAGAGVPFRAFWPFLVIAFAIAWGVLALYIFLPEWMGAVFGELSGRHPLFFLAVYAPAIAAVVVVLWHSGPAGLRGFMSRVLLWRCSWVWYAFLVVGIPLVFVGGAAMRGTLFTDPFAFDSVGGMFAGLGLAVIKGPMEEFGWRGVALPLLQRKFAPIWAGVVLGMIWGVWHLPAFLLSGTQQSEWAFAPFFLGCIALSVIVTPLFNASGGSILLTALFHFTVMNPVLPAAEPYDTYILVVAAGVIVWLNREAMFRRGVAVTEVVGSAFGSPRRTKGTKGKFEKEYGVASRRLIYAGSG
- the thyX gene encoding FAD-dependent thymidylate synthase, which gives rise to MGQVHARVRLVRMTEDAEGVVASAGRLCYASETEDILKQDKGSAGEFIQRIIKMGHVSILEHAVFTFFVEGVSRALTHQLVRHRIASYSQRSQRYVAHNEFDYIVPPELEGKTVEVDGEQVDAVAYFEETMGEIAGRYAKLQGALGGNSEKSNQDARYVLPNACETKIFVTMNARELLHFFEERLCMRAQWEIRGAAEQMLELAKGACPSIFAGVGPKCVRMGRCPEGKMTCGKYQEMKEKYGG
- a CDS encoding peptidylprolyl isomerase, which translates into the protein MSVRKSLMIIGIAGFCAVLLFSAGCFKAKGGFGRYSEEEMQEIDLAQRDNLPVPTGGLVLSVRGEAISVDEVIEPLQSGFEKIAGTNFQTFVEQSRPAVSRVVMNKVTDILLYNQAQRKAGDNAQMEDKLEQAVESEVDRFIVEWGGDYAKAQAAIEEMGMDWKSFREYQKRMLLTQSYLGEKLKSETEVVSRRRMKKFYDENQELFEQKGVLDFKLIDIRPEKLADEQVEEGQDRKDAAIQLAGSLYARAKAGDDFGELAEEYSHGHMAISGGDWDAVTPGSLAAPYDAIEEAAKDMEAGELSGPIVADGHVFVMQLEEYRAGGVVSFAEAQDKIEYQLKTQRRREQFNEIIAELMEQANVQGMDRFVEYCLVEAYNRYAVRG
- the acpS gene encoding holo-ACP synthase, with the protein product MKIVAHGIDLVELGRIAEVLERHGERFLDRVFTQREQADAAGVKRRVEKLAGRFAAKEAVLKLIGTGWRGKIAWTDIEVVNGEMGEPVVNVSGEVKRIADEMGVEQMTLSITHTAELAMASVVALRGVE
- the mnmG gene encoding tRNA uridine-5-carboxymethylaminomethyl(34) synthesis enzyme MnmG — translated: MSGGRFECIIVGGGHAGAEAAHAAGRMGADTLLITHSRETIAKMSCNPAIGGIAKGQIAREVDALGGLMGQAIDATGIQFRMLNRSKGPAVRSPRAQADKDKYKDYVRGRLEATEGLTIVEGEVDEVLVEDGWTRGVRCADGVEYYADAVVITAGTFLRGVMHMGEEQWAGGRIGEKASNALSDCLRGLGFELGRLKTGTPVRIAGDTIDYDKCERQPGDDEIVPFSFMTEGIEREQVPCWITWTNERIHDLLRANLHRAPMYTGQISSEGPRYCPSIETKIERFADKKRHQVFLEPEDEAGKTVYCNGISTSVPKDVQEEMMRMLPGTERARITTYAYAIEYDYSPARQLRESLETRAVEGLFFAGQINGTSGYEEAAGQGLVAGVNAVRKVRGEEPMVLGRDQAYVGVLIDDLLTKEITEPYRMFTSRAEYRLTLRADNADRRLTPIGREMGVVCDERWARYGRKVEELARLREYLKKTKREGKALWHLLKGADAGLGDELGEHEDVIAMGVGADTVAAAVVDAKYEGYLVKQAKQIESFRKLENVRLPADLDFAGVTHLRNEAKGKLAAFRPATLGQASRIGGITPADITVLQIELKRRLGGSG
- a CDS encoding type II secretion system protein, giving the protein MRKVERKGFTLIELLVVISIIALLLAIMMPALGMVKEKAKFVVCRTNLKSIILGSKLYANDNASKMPSYNYNGLWINDISEYMEDVDEARYCASTKVKEERAEDVADQSYDFGDARTAWMWNWGTNEPEYGSYSINAWFYDYNEAQVEGFTPEQRAALWKNLGNVRQASNVPLFADSKWLDGRPMDTDYIPEDYDLGGRSTTAGGSMCRYIMDRHGKQTGVAFVDGHVDAVALSDMWTLKWNRTWRAKQDVKRGENWDGTPIYRKR